The Stomoxys calcitrans chromosome 3, idStoCalc2.1, whole genome shotgun sequence genome includes a region encoding these proteins:
- the LOC106088745 gene encoding epidermal growth factor receptor kinase substrate 8-like protein 2, translating to MSQYNPHSHGKLSRKLSENITDGLDEDDNRLQQYRPSKALQEKRSHVMEHLATFTVNRDAGIVHPMDGMRRLLQMEKNTGIWSQKMRLCLDNGHVLITDYETGDLIEKFPSYLVECPTAFTSDDVLELYNNVLVFIVSAASGAQSEMHIFQSQSMSAVDLVQEIKSLQSNDLQAKAPIMPSKYQAVSTHSSAKKNTNMEFYKHHSDDHRYHHSAEKGTTIHGEHNDYDHKEFAVNDPFGSRCGSPDVAGIEMSTSQGRRFFEDTCSVSSERYEREVCILNSCFDDIEKFIARLQHTAAAVREVERRRHKHREIGDGLINLHTRPPMEKEFVEILGKFKLSFNLLSKLKTHIHDPNAPELVHFLFTPLALIVEAARDTYSKSQLTSKVIEPLLTSDTINFLINCVSSKETELWKSLGPSWTVSSEQWHEKNEFHNTTGYIDKRFQDNADISNFDTVLTLSRPEDSTRDFEYLQDTQKTSSFRPNVSTNMNYLHNAAEATESAGFPMSSNKQYGYNTTQKYFESETAGTDATEHEEPRPEKKNKGEGIKDMVDTPQLHYSNEKASYMLPEIDTMTDQWLNMLRKKGANTAMVCYPRMANNDKELSVSKGEYLEILDDSRKWWKARNMYGQIGHVPSTIVASVHGIHDNYSNQKPSN from the exons ATGTCACAGTACAACCCACATAGCCACGGCAAGCTATCGAGAAAACTCAGTGAAAATATTACAGACGGTCTTGATGAAGATGACAATCGGTTGCAACAGTACCGACCGTCGAAGGCATTACAAGAGAAAAGAAGCCATGTCATGGAACATTTGGCGACTTTCACGGTGAACAGGGATGCAGGTATAGTTCATCCAATGGATGGAATGCGCCGACTTTTGCAAATGGAGAAAAACACAGGAATTTGGTCGCAAAAAATGAGGCTTTGTTTGGACAATGGGCATGTTCTTATAACCGATTACGAGACGGGG GATTTGATTGAGAAGTTTCCATCTTACCTCGTTGAGTGTCCAACTGCCTTTACTTCCGACGACGTTCTTGAATTGTACAACAATGTCTTGGTGTTTATTGTTTCAGCTGCTTCTGGTGCTCAATCCGAAATGCATATCTTTCAG TCCCAAAGCATGTCGGCTGTTGATTTAgtccaagaaataaaatcgctGCAAAGTAATGACTTACAGGCGAAAGCACCAATAATGCCTTCTAAATATCAAGCTGTTTCCACCCATTCATCCGCtaagaaaaatacaaatatggAATTTTATAAACACCACAGTGATGACCACAGATACCATCATAGTGCAGAAAAAGGAACCACTATACATGGCGAACACAACGACTATGATCATAAAGAATTTGCAGTAAATGACCCGTTCGGATCAAGATGTGGTTCCCCAGATGTTGCCGGCATTGAAATGAGTACATCTCAAGGCCGAAGATTTTTCGAAGACACTTGTTCCGTGTCGAGTGAGAGATACGAAAGAGAAGTTTGTATTCTGAATAGCTGCTTTGACGacattgaaaaatttattgcaCGCCTGCAACACACGGCAGCTGCTGTAAGAGAGGTAGAAAGACGAAGACATAAACATCGGGAAATCGGCGACGGTCTCATAAATCTTCATACTCGCCCTCCAATGGAGAAAGAGTTTGTGGAAATCTTGGGGAAATTTAAGTTGTCATTTAACCTTCTTTCGAAATTAAAAACACATATTCATGATCCAAATGCGCCCGAATTGGTTCATTTTCTCTTTACGCCTCTTGCTTTAATTGTGGAGGCGGCACGAGATACTTATAGTAAGTCCCAGCTGACGTCAAAAGTAATCGAACCACTTTTAACGTCCGATACAATAAACTTTTTAATAAATTGTGTCAGTAGTAAGGAAACAGAACTGTGGAAATCCTTGGGGCCGTCATGGACCGTGTCCTCCGAACAATGGCATGAAAAGAATGAATTTCATAACACCACTGGATACATTGATAAACGTTTCCAAGACAATGCAGACATAAGTAATTTCGACACAGTACTCACATTATCTCGGCCTGAAGATTCTACGAGAGATTTTGAATACTTACAGGACACTCAAAAGACATCGTCGTTTCGCCCGAATGTTTCAACAAATATGAATTATTTGCATAATGCTGCAGAAGCCACAGAGTCCGCAGGATTTCCCATGTCATCAAACAAACAATACGGTTATAATACaactcaaaaatattttgaatctgAAACTGCTGGGACGGATGCTACGGAACACGAAGAGCCAAGACCTGAGAAGAAAAATAAAGGAGAAGGTATTAAGGACATGGTGGACACACCACAGTTACACTATTCTAATGAAAAAGCCAGCTATATGCTCCCTGAAATTGATACAATGACCGATCAATGGTTAAATATGCTTCGCAAAAAGGGCGCAAATACCGCCATGGTCTGCTATCCAAGAATGGCAAACAATGATAAAGAACTAAGCGTTTCGAAAGGGGAATACTTGGAG ATATTAGATGACTCTAGAAAATGGTGGAAAGCTCGCAATATGTATGGCCAGATAGGTCATGTGCCCAGCACAATCGTTGCTTCAGTTCACGGAATTCACGACAACTACAGCAATCAAAAAccatccaattaa